One window of the Candidatus Dormiibacterota bacterium genome contains the following:
- a CDS encoding DUF4382 domain-containing protein produces the protein MDRKTSAAAVAMLFLAACGGGSSSGGVGTTPTAQNATMNVAMIDAPFAMSGNTVTAVNLGIDKVEVVGNGAAPTAIQTFSTPDVVNILNYTSASTPLSFTGTIPAGSYQQIRLLLDTATTTIVYTDSNGVSHTAPLTVPSGTSGGFGNANSTDSGDGSGTAGLKVNVGLNAQAGGTYGFVLDFNADQSIVETGNGAFMLKPVMVATEQATSGSLSGSVVNQAGKPVVGAEVEALQGSTVVNSGVTDANGNYAVNALAAGTYTLEVLNTYTTLAGASVTATGFDATVGATLMVTAPATVTAGAVTTVPPISD, from the coding sequence ATGGACAGAAAAACGAGTGCCGCGGCGGTTGCGATGCTGTTTTTGGCGGCTTGCGGAGGCGGCAGCTCCTCCGGCGGGGTTGGAACGACGCCGACCGCGCAGAACGCGACGATGAACGTCGCCATGATCGACGCACCGTTCGCGATGAGCGGGAACACCGTGACGGCGGTCAATCTCGGTATCGATAAGGTCGAGGTTGTCGGCAACGGCGCGGCTCCGACGGCCATTCAAACATTCTCAACGCCGGATGTCGTGAACATCCTCAACTATACGTCCGCTTCAACGCCGCTCAGCTTTACGGGCACGATCCCGGCGGGCAGCTACCAGCAGATTCGTCTGCTGCTCGATACGGCGACGACCACGATCGTCTACACCGATTCCAACGGCGTCTCGCATACGGCGCCGCTAACCGTGCCCAGCGGAACCAGCGGCGGCTTCGGTAATGCCAACAGCACCGATAGCGGCGACGGGTCGGGGACGGCCGGTCTCAAAGTCAACGTCGGGTTGAACGCGCAGGCCGGGGGAACCTACGGGTTCGTGCTCGATTTCAACGCCGATCAATCCATCGTTGAAACCGGAAACGGCGCGTTCATGCTCAAGCCCGTCATGGTCGCGACGGAGCAGGCGACTTCAGGAAGCCTGAGCGGGTCGGTCGTCAATCAAGCCGGGAAGCCGGTTGTCGGCGCGGAGGTAGAGGCGCTACAGGGCAGCACGGTCGTCAACAGCGGCGTCACCGATGCTAACGGTAACTACGCGGTCAACGCGTTAGCCGCCGGAACGTATACGCTTGAGGTGCTCAACACCTATACGACGCTTGCCGGTGCATCGGTTACGGCTACCGGCTTCGACGCAACGGTCGGAGCAACGCTCATGGTTACCGCCCCGGCGACCGTTACCGCAGGCGCGGTGACGACGGTCCCGCCGATCAGCGATTAG